In Vanessa cardui chromosome 8, ilVanCard2.1, whole genome shotgun sequence, the following are encoded in one genomic region:
- the LOC124532117 gene encoding WASH complex subunit 4 yields MKSDMEKEAGAYILKSYGEFFKKQHQDYTSILNVQTKEENKTFSPIQVVMESNELITTIDLVASDNTVITKILSVLSSLCVEVNELKHEAYERHFQFLSIYDEYCPNDISSQMDSICLLNLFVNRCNEILTNLCNQMFAIFNGTVINLNGIQWHFLINKIGEILTILVIIELLISRCMLASNWNKFCKSLKNASDNIDSDEDQLKALTGAVNNITSKLMNDDIVQSTLNNILLLRKKELITKNCSLVSAEFTKYIKQAMLNLDKLAQDKPNADNMYKYIKINVLFAFNSHLFGINDKKTFKSLMELNTKGHSIFVVGTAVWFPEQFLQRYVPSLCGNYNKLSQIMLKTRQSYMSAKKISLTKDIMVLQNVSTQWILKVEELFSSNNKLSAAEMSLHAKTILDGLDIASSINYSILSFINLHLSLGMALSKNILMSLFEIMDILKSMYNAISRNYNQIINSISMIIQHLIFQAVSSILELKKTLMSDKKYAVKRLDELTCIVIAEQAIKGAATLDRNMATNIALSFVPETTFVDDSYIKLGLLLEKIQTLSNFTKSINKYCNCSWMFWHQNIIPIYLEQNFSMQLDAIKIKYFLMALEDCVVFLEGTDKQFEETKALDFKKRIKDILEESILRNISQSIETNLRLHIHSHLQLDAVNPLTLDMIKKNLLLLDILRFHNTNMSVVHSVEQYLSKTFYNLTTVVLSDWKTYGEMRQMAKLKFNISTIHDNLPTQTLEQGLDVLEIMRNIHIFVAKYQYNLNNQIFIEKSSNNKHLNSINIRHIANSIRTHGTGVMNTTVNFTYQFLKNKFFTFSQFMYDEQIKSRLIKDLRNFKGTNEHVYFYKNAEKFNKGIKVLGVAEDGQSYLDLFRDLITQIGNAMGYVRMIRSGGRHCCCDATAFLPDLEVKKYKELCQENALSDKSIVAAGNLDENIDGLITNFIQGTEYFKLLVEVFAPVFRNPKNVHLKNFFIIVPPLTLNFVEHMILSKDKMSKKNKVGASFTDDGFAMGIAYILKLLDQDSNFEALHWFDSVWNHIKSEKEIIHEQKTKGSVQLQQALALTEKKIKTLEEEYKLLYYSLTSARIFFR; encoded by the exons ATGAAAAGTGATATGGAAAAAGAGGCTGGAGcatatattttgaaaagttaTGGAGAATTCTTCAAAAAACAACATCAGGACTACACATCCATACTCAATGTCCAAActaaagaagaaaataaaacattttctccAATACAAGTTGTTATGGAATCAAATGAGCTTATTACAACTATAGATCTAGTTGCCTCAGACAATACAGTCATAACTAAAATCTTAAGTGTGTTGTCGTCGCTTTGTGTTGAagtaaatgaattaaaacatgAAGCCTATGAACG GCATTTTCAGTTTTTATCTATATACGATGAATACTGCCCGAATGATATTTCCTCACAAATGGATTCAATATGCTTGTTAAACTTATTTGTTAATCGCTGCAATGAAATCCTAACTAATTTATGCAATCAAATGTTTGCTATTTTTAATGGAACTGTTATAAATCTAA ATGGAATTCAATGGCATtttctgataaataaaattggagagaTTTTGACAATTCTGGTGATAATTGAACTGCTAATATCAAGATGTATGTTAGCATCGAATTGGAATAAATTCtgcaaaagtttaaaaaatgccAGTGACAATATTGACTCGGACGAAGATCAACTTAAGGCTTTGACAGGAGCTGTTAACAATATCACATCGAAATTAATGAATGATGACATTGTGCAGTCCactcttaataatatattacttttgagGAAAAAAGAATTGATTACAAAAAACTGTTCGCTTGTATCAGCTGAATTTACAAAGTACATAAAACAAGCTATGCTTAACCTGGATAAACTTGCACAGGACAAGCCTAATGCTGACAATATGTACAAATACATCAAAATTAATGTGCTATTTGCCTTTAATTCACATTTGTTTGGAATTAAcgacaaaaaaacatttaagagtTTGATGGAATTAAACACAAAG gGACACAGTATTTTTGTGGTTGGAACTGCTGTTTGGTTTCCAGAACAGTTTCTTCAACGGTATGTCCCTTCACTATGtggtaattacaataaattatcacAAATTATGCTCAAAACACGACAGTCTTACATGAGCGCCAAAAAGATATCTCTAACTAAAGATATTATGGTTCTTCAAAATGTAAGCACACAGTGGATATTGAAAGTtgaagaattattttctagtaaCAATAAACTGAGTGCTGCTGAAATGAGCCTTCATGCAAAAACAATTTTAGATGGACTTGATATTGCTTCCAGTATAAACTACTCAATCTTATCTTTTATCAATCTGCATCTATCTCTTGGCATGGCATTGTCGAAAAACATATTAATGTCATTGTTTGAGATTATGGACATTCTGAAAAGTATGTATAATGCTATCAGcagaaattataatcaaattataaattctatCAGTATGATAATCCAGCATCTGATATTTCAAGCAGTATCTTCAATACTCGAATTGAAAAAGACATTGATGagtgataaaaaatatgctgTTAAAAGATTGGATGAGCTCACTTGCATTGTAATTGCAGAGCAGGCCATAAAAGGGGCGGCAACTTTAGATCGCAACATGGCTACTAATATTGCTCTTAGTTTTGTGCCTGAAACTACTTTTGTAGATGATAGTTACATCAAGCTAGGTTTGTTActtgaaaaaatacaaacattatcaaattttactaagagtataaacaaatattgcaaCTGCTCTTGGATGTTCTGGCATCAAAATATAATTCCTATATACTTGGAACAGAATTTCAGTATGCAATTAGATGCTATTaagataaaatactttttaatggcTCTAGAAGATTGTGTCGTTTTCCTAGAAGGAACGGATAAACAATTTGAAGAAACCAAGGCTttggattttaaaaaaagaataaaggaCATACTTGAGGAATCCATTCTTAGAAATATAAGCCAATCTATAGAAACGAATCTACGTCTACATATCCATTCTCATTTACAATTGGATGCCGTAAATCCGTTAACGCTGGACATGATTAAGAAGAATCTCTTACTTTTAGACATTCTTCGTTTCCACAATACAAATATGTCTGTGGTCCATTCTGTGGAACAATATCTTTCGAAAACCTTTTACAATTTAACAACAGTTGTGTTATCAGATTGGAAGACGTACGGTGAAATGCGTCAAATGGCGAAACTAAAATTCAACATATCAACTATACATGACAATCTTCCAACGCAAACCTTGGAACAGGGCTTGGATGTCTTAGAAATAATGCGCAACATTCATATATTTGTCGCCAAGTACCAATATAACcttaataatcaaatttttattgaaaaaagtagcaacaataaacatttaaactCAATAAACATAAGGCACATTGCAAACTCAATAAGAACTCATGGCACTGGCGTTATGAACACCACTGTTAATTTTACATACCaatttctgaaaaataaattctttacgTTTTCTCAGTTCATGTATGACGAGCAAATAAAATCACGCCTTATTAAAGATTTGCGGAATTTTAAAGGAACTAATGAACATGTGTATTTCTACAAAAACGCAGAAAAATTTAACAAAGGTATTAAAGTTCTGGGAGTTGCAGAGGATGGACAAAGTTATTTGGATCTATTTAGAGATCTGATCACTCAAATCGGTAATGCAATGGGATATGTGCGCATGATTCGCTCCGGTGGAAGACATTGTTGCTGTGATGCAACGGCTTTCCTGCCTGATCTGGAGGTAAAAAAGTACAAAGAATTGTGTCAGGAAAATGCACTCAGTGATAAATCGATAGTAGCAGCGGGAAATCTGGACGAAAACATAGACGGTTTaataacaaactttattcaaggaactgaatatttcaaattactCGTCGAAGTATTCGCTCCTGTTTTTAGGAATCCAAAGAATGTGCATCTCAAAAATTTCTTCATCATTGTTCCTCCCTTGACATTAAATTTTGTGGAACACATGATTTTATCAAAAGATAAAATGTCGAAGAAGAACAAGGTCGGTGCTTCTTTTACCGATGATGGCTTTGCTATGGGTATAGCTTATATTCTTAAATTGTTGGATCAG gaTTCAAACTTCGAAGCTCTTCATTGGTTTGATTCGGTGTGGAATCATATTAAAAgtgaaaaagaaataattcaCGAGCAAAAGACAAAAGGTTCTGTGCAATTGCAACAGGCGTTGGCACTCACAGAAAAGAAGATCAAAACACTTGAAGAGGAATATAAGCTTTTGTATTACAGTCTAACAAGTGCCAGAATATTCTTtagataa
- the LOC124532120 gene encoding TATA-box-binding protein, giving the protein MDQMLPSPYNIPGIGTPLHQPEEDQQILPNAMQQQHQQQQQQQQQQQQHSLVSLGSSPLVGFGSSIMGTPQRTMHTYAPTASYATPQQMMQPQTPQNLMSPMITGGSIAGQPILSQASPAPMTPMTPHSADPGILPQLQNIVSTVNLNCKLDLKKIALHARNAEYNPKRFAAVIMRIREPRTTALIFSSGKMVCTGAKSEEDSRLAARKYARIIQKLGFTAKFLDFKIQNMVGSCDVKFPIRLEGLVLTHGQFSSYEPELFPGLIYRMVKPRIVLLIFVSGKVVLTGAKVRQEIYEAFDNIYPILKSFKKQ; this is encoded by the exons ATGGATCAAATGCTACCAAGTCCTTACAACATACCGGGTATTGGTACCCCATTACACCAACCTGAAGAAGATCAACAAATTTTGCCAAATGCTATGCagcaacaacatcaacaacaacaacagcaacagcagcaacaacaacagcattcATTGGTATCCTTAGGCTCCTCACCTTTAGTTGGATTTGGTTCCTCCATAATGGGTACTCCACAAAGGACCATGCACACTTATGCTCCAACGGCCAGCTATGCAACGCCTCAACAGATGATGCAGCCACAAACACCG cAAAATTTAATGTCACCAATGATAACTGGAGGTAGTATAGCAGGGCAACCTATATTAAGTCAGGCAAGCCCAGCACCCATGACCCCTATGACTCCACACTCAGCAGACCCTGGAATATTACCACAATTACA AAATATTGTTTCCACAGTGAACCTAAACTGTAAAttagatttgaaaaaaattgcTCTTCATGCACGTAACGCCGAATACAATCCAAAACGGTTTGCTGCTGTAATTATGAGAATCCGTGAACCGAGGACTACAGCTCTTATATTCTCTTCTGGAAAAATGGTCTGCACTGGAGCTAAAAGTGAAGAAGATTCCCGTTTGGCTGCTAGGAAATATGCCAGAATTATTCAAAAACTTGGTTTCACA GCAAAATTCTTGGActtcaaaatacaaaatatggtGGGCAGTTGTGATGTTAAGTTCCCTATTCGTCTTGAAGGTTTAGTACTGACTCATGGACAATTCAGTTCTTATGAACCTGAACTATTTCCTGGACTTATATACCGAATGGTTAAACCTAGAATagtattacttatttttgtCTCTGGCAAAGTAGTGTTAACAGGAGCAAAAGTGCGTCAAGAAATATATGAAGCCTTTGATAATATCTatccaatattaaaaagttttaaaaaacaatag